One part of the Dyadobacter sp. 676 genome encodes these proteins:
- a CDS encoding heme-binding protein has protein sequence MLKITLSVSAFLLMLWTTTGTLQKEERAETRNLARIDSLPNAAAWPAELDVTHFAGHDLTPSPACLAVAPTGEVYVGVDMIGSLGKTPGKGSIVRLVDTDNDGKVDQHTTFAMVDNPRGIISQGDQLFVLHTTFSQETGKASGMDLVVLEDKNHDGVADGPAKPLVRNICSPKFLQSRGTDHATNGIRMGIDGWIYIAVGDFGFHDAVDRSGRKMTQLGGGIVRVRPDGTEMEVYTHGLRNIYDVAIDPYMNIFTRDNTNDGGGWNIRFSNQIQTGEYGYPVLFKHFTEEIIPALVDLGGGSGTGSLFMDDPNWPAKYNRVPMMADWGRSQVYVHRVTPDGPTFQQKEEEFIKLSQVTDLDIDASGRVYLAAWDGAGYSGNPGKGFVVRAVPRGWKYKAFKDLNKSSVKQLAALLRSESAVQRLAAQQEMLRRPAKEAAKAAWAVAEDKKAPSYVRVAGMYTYAQAAGADGIGNLVKLASEADMREFALRVLADRKPYTAKVPLEPFLQAIENGNAREKVAAAIGLGRLERPEGAQALLKVKVPGSFVAPAKGTEGPHATPNSAIVTPHIAVRALVALNAVDACVKAVGTENSTIALWALRYMHDPGAVEGLIAAYGKTADKALKDQILTTLGRIYKKEADYDGSWWWSTRPDTHGPYYKGVDWESSAKIREFLMKEWAKAGDKQFFADLNARNRMGIAEFGGEEVVAAKEEVKVDLEKIRNKKGQVGESSIEDVMLAMAKIQGDPAVGKKLFTKQGCVACHSLSRNEVMKGPFMGQIGSIMNREQIAESILKPNASISQGFASVLITTKGDKSYMGFVSEESAEKLVIRDITGQVNTIKVADITSRKEMETSMMPSGLANELSYEEFASLITFLSQQKK, from the coding sequence ATGTTAAAAATCACATTGAGCGTATCGGCGTTCCTGCTCATGCTATGGACGACGACCGGCACCCTGCAAAAAGAAGAACGGGCGGAAACCCGCAACCTGGCCCGAATCGATTCCCTTCCGAACGCGGCCGCCTGGCCGGCTGAACTCGACGTAACGCATTTCGCCGGACATGATCTTACACCCAGCCCCGCCTGTCTGGCCGTTGCGCCGACGGGAGAAGTATATGTCGGCGTCGACATGATCGGTTCGCTGGGTAAAACGCCGGGAAAAGGAAGCATTGTGCGACTGGTGGATACCGATAACGACGGAAAGGTTGATCAGCACACCACATTCGCGATGGTGGACAACCCTCGCGGCATCATTTCGCAAGGCGACCAGCTTTTTGTGCTGCATACTACGTTTTCCCAGGAAACCGGCAAAGCATCGGGAATGGATCTGGTAGTTCTGGAAGACAAAAACCATGATGGAGTCGCCGACGGACCCGCTAAACCGCTGGTCCGGAACATATGTTCGCCCAAATTCCTTCAAAGCCGCGGCACCGACCATGCTACCAACGGAATCAGGATGGGTATCGACGGCTGGATTTACATTGCGGTGGGCGACTTTGGTTTCCACGACGCGGTGGACCGCTCGGGCAGGAAAATGACCCAACTTGGCGGCGGTATCGTGCGCGTCCGTCCCGATGGAACGGAAATGGAGGTGTATACGCACGGTTTGAGAAATATCTACGACGTGGCGATAGATCCCTACATGAATATCTTCACCCGCGACAACACCAACGACGGCGGCGGTTGGAATATCCGTTTCAGTAACCAGATCCAGACGGGTGAATACGGCTACCCTGTTCTGTTCAAGCATTTTACGGAAGAGATTATTCCCGCTTTGGTCGATCTCGGCGGCGGTTCGGGCACGGGTTCGCTTTTTATGGACGACCCCAACTGGCCCGCCAAATATAACCGTGTGCCGATGATGGCCGACTGGGGGCGAAGCCAGGTGTATGTACACCGTGTTACGCCGGATGGTCCTACCTTCCAGCAGAAAGAAGAGGAGTTTATCAAACTTTCTCAAGTTACCGACCTCGATATCGACGCTTCGGGCCGGGTATATCTGGCGGCCTGGGATGGTGCCGGATATTCGGGAAACCCGGGGAAGGGTTTTGTGGTGCGCGCGGTCCCTCGCGGATGGAAGTATAAAGCATTCAAAGACCTTAATAAATCGTCGGTGAAACAACTGGCGGCATTGCTGCGGTCGGAAAGCGCGGTACAGCGCCTGGCAGCGCAGCAGGAAATGCTCAGGCGCCCTGCGAAAGAAGCGGCAAAAGCCGCGTGGGCAGTTGCGGAGGATAAAAAAGCGCCCTCGTACGTACGCGTTGCAGGCATGTACACTTATGCGCAGGCGGCAGGTGCGGATGGCATCGGCAATCTGGTGAAACTGGCTTCCGAGGCCGATATGCGTGAATTTGCACTGCGTGTGCTGGCCGATCGTAAACCGTACACGGCAAAAGTACCTCTCGAACCGTTCCTGCAAGCAATTGAAAACGGGAACGCCCGTGAAAAAGTGGCCGCGGCGATCGGGTTGGGCCGTTTGGAAAGACCCGAAGGTGCCCAGGCATTGTTGAAAGTGAAAGTGCCCGGTTCGTTTGTAGCGCCGGCCAAAGGCACCGAAGGCCCGCATGCAACTCCAAACTCGGCGATCGTGACGCCCCATATCGCCGTGCGCGCACTCGTGGCATTGAACGCGGTGGATGCCTGTGTGAAGGCAGTGGGTACCGAAAATTCAACCATCGCTTTATGGGCACTGCGCTACATGCATGATCCCGGGGCGGTCGAGGGGCTGATTGCCGCTTATGGCAAAACGGCCGACAAGGCCTTGAAGGACCAGATACTGACTACGTTGGGAAGGATTTACAAAAAAGAAGCGGACTATGATGGCTCGTGGTGGTGGAGCACCCGCCCCGATACGCACGGCCCGTACTATAAAGGTGTTGATTGGGAATCGTCTGCGAAAATCAGGGAATTCCTGATGAAGGAATGGGCGAAGGCCGGTGACAAGCAGTTCTTCGCGGATTTGAATGCACGTAACCGGATGGGTATCGCTGAATTTGGCGGCGAGGAAGTGGTGGCCGCCAAAGAAGAAGTAAAAGTGGACCTGGAAAAAATCAGGAACAAAAAGGGCCAGGTAGGGGAGTCGTCGATCGAGGATGTGATGCTGGCGATGGCGAAAATCCAGGGCGACCCGGCGGTGGGTAAAAAGCTGTTTACCAAGCAGGGATGCGTGGCCTGCCACAGCCTGAGCCGCAATGAAGTAATGAAAGGGCCATTCATGGGGCAGATCGGCTCGATCATGAACCGCGAGCAGATCGCCGAATCGATCCTGAAACCGAATGCGTCGATCTCGCAAGGCTTTGCCTCCGTGCTGATCACAACCAAAGGCGACAAGAGTTACATGGGGTTTGTTTCGGAGGAGTCGGCCGAGAAGCTGGTCATCCGCGACATCACCGGTCAGGTGAACACCATTAAAGTAGCGGATATCACTTCGCGCAAGGAAATGGAAACATCGATGATGCCTTCGGGGCTGGCGAACGAACTGTCCTACGAGGAATTTGCGTCGCTGATTACCTTTCTTTCGCAGCAGAAAAAATAG
- a CDS encoding LysR substrate-binding domain-containing protein, whose product MVFDFRLQVFQTVVRRLSFTKAAAELFITQPAVTKHIHELENQLKTQLFERNGSKIGLTPAGEVLLHHAEQIFDIYRNLEFEINSLSQRNSGKLRLGASTTAAQYILPPILAAFHRKFHNIEVTLTTKNTEEIEHALQQKEIDLGVIEGVSRNAAIKYTEFLNDEIVLVANSRNPRAVTGLITPAELREIPVLLREPGSGTLEVIAHALKSVGLGLSDLNVEMQLSSSESMKLYILHSDSMAFISVHAVLKELQSKECRIVDVEGLSIERHFHFTTLHGQQEALPDLFMRFALHQRK is encoded by the coding sequence ATGGTTTTCGATTTCCGTTTGCAGGTTTTCCAAACCGTAGTCCGCCGCCTGAGCTTCACTAAGGCCGCCGCAGAGCTTTTCATTACCCAGCCGGCTGTGACGAAGCACATTCACGAGCTTGAAAATCAGTTGAAGACACAGCTTTTTGAAAGAAACGGTTCAAAAATCGGTCTAACGCCGGCGGGGGAAGTATTGCTCCATCACGCCGAGCAGATTTTCGATATTTACCGGAATCTGGAATTCGAAATCAACAGCCTTTCCCAGCGGAACAGCGGGAAACTGCGTCTTGGGGCGAGTACAACGGCGGCGCAGTATATCCTGCCACCCATTCTGGCTGCATTTCACCGGAAGTTCCATAACATCGAGGTGACGCTGACAACCAAGAATACCGAAGAAATAGAACATGCCTTGCAGCAGAAGGAGATCGACCTGGGGGTAATCGAAGGCGTTTCAAGGAATGCGGCGATCAAATACACCGAGTTTCTGAACGATGAGATCGTGCTGGTGGCGAACAGCCGAAATCCGCGTGCCGTTACGGGTTTGATTACCCCCGCGGAATTGCGTGAAATACCGGTGCTGCTCCGGGAGCCGGGTTCGGGAACGCTGGAGGTAATCGCTCATGCGTTGAAGTCGGTGGGGTTGGGACTCTCTGACCTCAATGTGGAGATGCAGCTCAGCAGCAGCGAGAGCATGAAATTGTATATCCTGCATTCCGACAGCATGGCATTCATTTCGGTACACGCGGTTTTGAAGGAGTTGCAAAGCAAAGAATGCCGTATCGTGGATGTGGAAGGGCTTTCTATCGAACGTCATTTTCATTTTACGACCCTCCACGGGCAGCAGGAGGCATTGCCCGACCTGTTCATGCGGTTCGCATTGCACCAGCGTAAATAG
- a CDS encoding helix-turn-helix transcriptional regulator: MKGTYLGEFEEVVLLAVAILAGDAYGASITSEIEQQMGRSVNLGAVHAALHRLEEKGLLSSRLGGATAERGGRSKRFFTVTMAGTKALDNIREIRNRMWNAIPKPA, encoded by the coding sequence ATGAAAGGAACCTATCTGGGAGAATTTGAAGAGGTAGTCCTGCTGGCGGTGGCGATACTGGCCGGTGACGCCTACGGGGCCTCCATTACCAGCGAAATCGAGCAGCAAATGGGGCGGTCGGTGAACCTGGGCGCCGTGCATGCCGCATTACACCGGCTGGAAGAAAAGGGCCTGCTATCCTCGCGCCTGGGCGGGGCTACGGCCGAGCGCGGCGGGCGGAGCAAGCGTTTTTTCACCGTCACAATGGCCGGGACCAAAGCGCTGGACAATATCCGCGAGATCCGTAACCGCATGTGGAATGCCATTCCTAAACCCGCCTGA
- a CDS encoding ABC transporter permease produces the protein MNAPIQPPQWATRLLRTFCASQLVDDLEGDLLELFAQRVRSLGPREARRRYVRDVFSLIRPFAMKEKPEKYPQPAFIQPAMIRNYFKIAFRNLAKHKMFSFINIMGLSAGITACFLIALYVHFELSYDAFNKKADRIYRLSSDINSSAGTLHYSISSWPLGPNLQTDFPEIEAFTRVSKEKYLFRKGDLKFNEEQTVLADSTLFRVFDLELLHGNPATALTAPFSVVLTERSARKYFGNANPIGQTLLVGDNGDAAQVTGIMKDPPVNSQLTGDIFISMTTHTRHYNKAVNEEWGNFGTTTYLLLKPGANANALSRKFPAFLQRHMGRLLQAEKISLTLVLEPLPEIYLHSKYEAEQSGSMANIYTFTVIAAFILVIACINFVNLTTARSLERAREVGVRKAVGAGRWLLARQFIAESVLMSFLSFIFSLILSAALIPLFNELSGKTISRGIEYELPFVGALFAGSMLIGLVSGIYPAVVLSSLEPVKVLKGKFAMTGHGTLLRKGLVTVQFAISIALIIGTMIVYTQLNFLRSHDLGFAKDRMVVIPSASGPERNALKAALQNLNGVQSAALSASVPGGPNSQAHSRIENSEGEMQVATIDMYQVDFDFIPQYGLKVVAGRSFSKDFATDSTKALVINEAMAKLLGYRSPEEAVNKKFSQWERQGTIIGVVKDFNFKSLREQVKPLTFRLADRWNGDLLSVKLAGNDVRNTLSAIEQQWKTHYPDRPFSYYFLDEFYDRQYRADVRFQRLFTNFAVLAIVISCLGLLGLASYSTIQRTKEIGVRKVMGASAASIVGLLSKDFLKLVGLAFVVAAPLAWIGMSRWLEGFAYKTDIGLWIFVAAALLSAMVAFATISFQSIRAALMNPVKSLRNE, from the coding sequence ATGAATGCCCCTATCCAACCGCCACAATGGGCCACCCGGCTCCTGCGTACGTTCTGCGCCTCGCAGCTGGTCGACGACCTGGAAGGCGACCTGCTCGAACTCTTCGCACAGCGCGTACGCTCTCTCGGGCCGCGTGAGGCGCGCAGGCGTTATGTACGCGACGTATTCTCGCTGATCCGCCCTTTTGCCATGAAAGAAAAACCAGAAAAATATCCGCAACCCGCATTCATCCAGCCGGCCATGATACGCAACTATTTCAAAATCGCCTTCCGCAATCTTGCGAAGCACAAAATGTTCTCCTTTATCAATATAATGGGCCTTTCGGCCGGGATAACGGCTTGCTTTCTGATTGCGTTATATGTCCATTTCGAGCTAAGCTACGACGCGTTCAACAAAAAGGCAGACCGCATCTACCGTCTTTCCTCGGATATCAATTCCAGCGCCGGCACATTGCATTACAGCATAAGCTCCTGGCCGCTCGGCCCCAACCTGCAAACCGACTTTCCTGAAATTGAAGCATTTACAAGGGTTAGCAAGGAAAAATACCTTTTCAGGAAGGGCGACCTGAAATTCAACGAGGAACAAACGGTGCTCGCCGATTCCACGCTCTTCCGGGTGTTCGATCTGGAACTGCTGCACGGCAACCCTGCTACCGCATTGACCGCGCCGTTCAGCGTAGTGCTCACCGAGCGCAGTGCCCGGAAATACTTTGGGAACGCCAACCCGATAGGCCAGACGTTGCTCGTCGGCGACAATGGCGATGCCGCACAGGTAACCGGTATTATGAAAGACCCGCCGGTGAACTCGCAGCTGACCGGCGACATTTTCATTTCCATGACTACACATACCCGCCATTACAATAAAGCTGTGAACGAAGAATGGGGCAATTTCGGGACTACCACCTACCTGCTGCTTAAACCCGGGGCTAATGCAAACGCATTATCCCGAAAGTTTCCGGCATTCCTGCAAAGGCACATGGGCCGGTTGCTGCAAGCGGAAAAAATATCGCTGACGCTCGTGTTGGAACCGCTTCCTGAAATTTACCTGCATTCCAAATACGAAGCCGAGCAATCGGGCAGCATGGCAAACATTTACACGTTCACCGTCATTGCGGCTTTTATTCTCGTCATCGCGTGTATCAACTTCGTAAACCTTACCACGGCCCGTTCGCTGGAACGCGCGCGTGAGGTAGGCGTGCGTAAGGCCGTAGGCGCGGGGCGCTGGCTGCTGGCCCGGCAGTTTATAGCCGAGTCGGTGCTGATGTCCTTTCTGAGCTTTATCTTTTCATTGATATTATCGGCCGCATTGATCCCGCTTTTCAATGAGCTTTCGGGCAAAACCATCAGTCGCGGCATCGAATATGAATTGCCTTTTGTAGGTGCTTTGTTCGCCGGATCGATGCTGATCGGCCTCGTTTCGGGGATTTACCCGGCGGTCGTGCTTTCGTCTTTAGAGCCGGTGAAGGTGCTCAAAGGGAAGTTCGCCATGACGGGCCACGGCACATTGCTGCGGAAAGGCCTGGTAACGGTGCAATTTGCCATTTCCATCGCGTTGATCATAGGCACGATGATCGTGTACACGCAGCTGAACTTCCTGCGTAGCCATGACCTGGGTTTTGCCAAAGACCGGATGGTAGTGATCCCGTCGGCATCGGGCCCGGAACGCAATGCCCTGAAAGCCGCCCTGCAAAACTTAAATGGCGTACAATCCGCCGCCCTGTCGGCCTCCGTGCCCGGTGGCCCCAATTCGCAGGCACATTCGAGGATCGAGAACAGCGAGGGCGAAATGCAGGTGGCGACGATCGATATGTACCAGGTCGATTTCGATTTTATCCCTCAATATGGCCTGAAAGTCGTGGCCGGACGGTCGTTTTCGAAGGATTTCGCCACGGACAGTACCAAGGCCCTGGTAATTAACGAAGCTATGGCGAAGTTGCTTGGTTACCGGTCGCCGGAGGAAGCTGTCAACAAAAAATTCAGCCAATGGGAACGCCAGGGAACCATCATCGGCGTGGTGAAAGATTTCAATTTCAAATCGTTACGCGAGCAGGTCAAACCGCTCACGTTCCGTCTGGCCGACCGCTGGAACGGTGATTTGCTATCCGTCAAACTCGCCGGTAATGACGTTCGGAATACATTATCGGCTATCGAGCAGCAATGGAAAACCCACTACCCCGACCGCCCGTTCAGCTATTATTTCCTTGACGAGTTTTACGACCGGCAATACCGGGCCGATGTTCGCTTTCAACGGCTATTTACGAATTTCGCCGTACTCGCGATCGTGATTTCCTGCCTGGGATTACTCGGGCTGGCCTCCTACTCCACTATTCAGCGCACCAAAGAGATCGGTGTGCGAAAGGTGATGGGCGCTTCGGCTGCCAGCATTGTAGGCCTGTTATCGAAAGATTTCCTGAAACTCGTCGGCCTGGCGTTTGTCGTCGCAGCACCGCTGGCCTGGATCGGTATGAGCCGCTGGCTGGAAGGTTTTGCCTATAAAACAGACATTGGCTTATGGATTTTTGTCGCTGCCGCATTGCTCTCTGCAATGGTGGCATTCGCGACGATCAGCTTCCAGAGCATTCGCGCGGCATTGATGAACCCCGTTAAAAGTCTTCGCAATGAATAG
- a CDS encoding ABC transporter permease, which translates to MNRPPYPPRWPGRLLRLFCAPHLVEELEGDLRELFARRARANGARYARARYVRDVFSLARPFAFKREVSKYPPSSAFQPAMIRNYFKIALRNMWKNKGFSALNITGLVTGITACLMILQYVSFELSFDRFHKDSDRIYRVTNDRFQQGKLIQHGTITYPAVAPAMARDFSEIESYTTLANPGTFSLQKHRRIFEEDGAYTDERFLSLFTFPLVAGDPKTALAAPHSIVISERNAKRIFNAKPQDYMKLIGQTITVDLDTEPYQITGIMKDFPAASHLQYGALMSYETLAQTWGDWIKTSWESSDVWHYVKLRPGADADALEKKLPAFSDRYFHGDKVSGSVEQFFLQPLHRAHLFSDYEYEIGKVENGKSVWTMLTIAVFILIIAWINYINLSTARSFERAREVGVRKVAGATSGQLVGQFLSESVMLNGLALMLGIVLASLLQPALNDIIGKSLSFALLTGAGFGGRSFAFALGGIFMLGILLSGFYPAFALSSFKPVQVLKGSFKRSARGIWVRQSLVIFQYTASMVLIAGTLIIFKQLKFMREQKLGVDMDQVLVVRGPELTRWDSTSIDRINSFKTELERIPSVEIASASGSVFGSRLSRSFNIRRAGAGDGKGVTFSRMPVDGDFFETYKIALLAGRNFLPGDSNPDAGKVKNAILNQSAIKLLGFANAAEAEGQKFIFNGREWEIVGVVSDFHQQSLKHSIEPIIFAPFYTLSGYFSMRIEGADPAGSIASVQEKYKAFFPGNNFKYFFMDQHFDEQYREDRTFGKITTFFSLLAVLIASLGIFGLSSYTIAQRTKEIGVRKVLGATVSGIVALLSKDFLKLVLLAVVIGVPIAWYGVNLWLSDFAYRIDIEWWMFGIAAVASLVVAWVAVSFQSVRAALMNPVKSLRSE; encoded by the coding sequence ATGAATAGGCCCCCTTATCCCCCTCGCTGGCCGGGCCGGCTGCTGCGGCTGTTCTGCGCGCCGCATCTGGTAGAAGAGCTCGAAGGCGATCTTCGGGAACTCTTCGCACGACGCGCACGCGCAAACGGCGCCCGCTATGCACGTGCGCGCTATGTGCGGGATGTGTTCAGTCTTGCCCGCCCGTTTGCATTCAAAAGAGAAGTATCAAAATATCCCCCATCGTCTGCATTTCAACCTGCTATGATCCGGAATTACTTCAAAATCGCCCTGCGCAATATGTGGAAGAACAAGGGTTTTTCCGCACTCAATATCACAGGACTTGTAACCGGCATTACCGCCTGCCTGATGATCCTGCAATATGTGAGCTTCGAACTGAGCTTCGACCGGTTTCATAAGGATTCCGATCGCATTTACCGCGTTACCAACGATCGTTTCCAGCAAGGCAAGCTCATCCAGCACGGCACCATTACCTACCCCGCTGTCGCTCCCGCCATGGCCAGGGATTTCAGCGAGATCGAAAGCTACACCACCCTGGCGAATCCGGGTACTTTCAGCTTGCAAAAACATCGCAGGATATTTGAAGAAGACGGCGCTTACACGGACGAACGCTTCCTTTCACTCTTCACATTTCCCCTGGTTGCCGGCGACCCTAAAACCGCACTGGCGGCACCGCATTCGATTGTGATCTCGGAAAGGAATGCCAAACGTATTTTCAACGCAAAGCCGCAAGATTATATGAAGCTGATCGGCCAGACCATCACAGTCGACCTTGATACCGAGCCTTATCAGATCACGGGCATTATGAAGGACTTTCCGGCGGCTTCGCATCTGCAATACGGCGCGCTCATGTCGTACGAAACACTTGCGCAGACCTGGGGCGACTGGATCAAAACAAGCTGGGAAAGCTCGGATGTGTGGCATTACGTAAAGCTACGGCCGGGTGCCGACGCCGATGCGCTGGAAAAGAAGCTGCCTGCATTCAGCGACCGGTATTTTCACGGAGACAAAGTATCCGGCAGCGTAGAGCAATTTTTCTTACAGCCGTTGCACCGTGCCCACCTGTTTTCCGATTATGAATACGAGATCGGGAAGGTCGAGAACGGTAAATCCGTATGGACTATGCTCACTATCGCTGTATTCATACTGATTATCGCCTGGATCAACTACATTAACCTTTCGACCGCCCGGTCATTTGAACGCGCCCGTGAAGTAGGTGTGCGAAAAGTTGCGGGTGCCACATCCGGGCAGTTGGTCGGCCAGTTTCTCTCCGAGTCCGTCATGCTTAACGGGCTGGCACTGATGCTCGGTATAGTCCTCGCTTCGCTGCTGCAACCGGCTTTAAACGATATCATCGGCAAGTCGCTGTCGTTCGCACTTTTAACGGGCGCAGGCTTCGGCGGCCGGAGCTTCGCATTTGCGCTGGGCGGCATTTTTATGCTCGGCATTCTGCTTTCCGGATTTTACCCGGCTTTCGCATTATCGTCATTCAAACCTGTACAGGTTCTGAAGGGTTCTTTCAAGCGGTCGGCCAGGGGGATATGGGTACGGCAATCGCTGGTGATTTTCCAGTATACGGCGTCTATGGTCTTGATTGCAGGTACGCTCATTATTTTTAAACAACTCAAATTCATGCGTGAACAAAAGCTGGGCGTCGATATGGACCAGGTTTTGGTGGTTCGCGGGCCCGAGCTTACCCGCTGGGATTCCACTTCCATTGACCGTATCAACAGCTTTAAAACCGAACTGGAACGCATCCCGTCGGTCGAGATAGCGAGCGCTTCCGGTTCCGTGTTCGGTAGCCGGCTAAGCCGCAGCTTCAACATCCGGCGGGCAGGAGCCGGTGACGGGAAAGGCGTCACATTCAGCCGTATGCCTGTCGATGGCGACTTCTTTGAAACTTACAAAATTGCATTGCTCGCCGGCCGCAATTTCCTGCCTGGGGACTCGAATCCGGACGCCGGCAAAGTTAAAAATGCGATTCTTAACCAGTCGGCAATCAAGTTGCTGGGTTTTGCCAATGCCGCCGAAGCGGAGGGGCAGAAGTTCATTTTCAATGGCAGGGAATGGGAGATTGTCGGTGTTGTGAGCGATTTCCATCAGCAATCGCTGAAACATAGTATCGAGCCCATCATTTTTGCGCCGTTCTACACCCTTTCCGGCTACTTTTCAATGCGAATCGAGGGGGCGGATCCGGCCGGAAGCATTGCTTCGGTACAGGAGAAGTACAAAGCGTTTTTCCCCGGCAATAATTTCAAATACTTTTTCATGGACCAGCACTTCGATGAACAATACAGGGAGGACCGCACCTTCGGGAAAATCACCACATTTTTCTCGCTGCTCGCCGTGCTCATCGCTTCGCTGGGGATTTTCGGACTGTCGTCCTACACCATTGCGCAGCGCACAAAGGAAATCGGCGTCCGTAAAGTCCTTGGGGCCACCGTTTCCGGCATTGTGGCCCTGCTTTCCAAAGACTTTCTGAAACTCGTTTTGCTCGCGGTCGTCATTGGCGTACCCATCGCCTGGTATGGCGTAAACTTATGGCTCAGCGACTTCGCCTACCGGATCGATATCGAATGGTGGATGTTCGGCATTGCGGCCGTGGCATCTTTGGTCGTCGCTTGGGTGGCTGTGAGTTTTCAGAGTGTCCGGGCGGCGCTGATGAACCCGGTAAAAAGCCTGCGTAGTGAATAG
- a CDS encoding Hsp20/alpha crystallin family protein codes for MSLIRRNRDMFPAFPALFDDFWSRDLFNWNQNNFSSTSTTIPAANIRETEDHFEVEMASPGMDKKDFNIRLDGNTLTISSTKESNQEDKQENYSRREFSYQSFQRTFVLPKDVVDEDNITAQYENGILRLTIPKREEAKQKGPKLIEIH; via the coding sequence ATGTCACTGATCAGAAGAAACCGGGATATGTTCCCGGCATTCCCAGCACTATTCGACGACTTCTGGAGCCGGGATCTTTTCAACTGGAACCAGAACAATTTTTCTTCCACAAGTACTACCATCCCTGCGGCCAATATCCGCGAAACCGAAGATCATTTTGAGGTAGAAATGGCTTCGCCGGGTATGGACAAAAAGGATTTCAACATCCGCCTGGACGGTAATACGCTGACGATCTCTTCCACCAAAGAGAGCAATCAGGAAGACAAACAGGAAAATTATAGCCGTCGGGAGTTCAGTTACCAATCGTTCCAACGGACATTCGTGCTGCCGAAGGACGTAGTCGACGAGGACAACATTACCGCGCAATACGAGAACGGTATCCTGCGGCTGACTATCCCGAAACGGGAGGAAGCTAAGCAAAAAGGACCTAAGTTAATAGAAATCCACTAA
- a CDS encoding Nif3-like dinuclear metal center hexameric protein, with the protein MTRQPDFIHRRRFLGQAALTAGAFTLLAPEILSGGAPKVYTVRQIIDLVLKEGNLKPIPDTVDTIKSGSPDQSVTGIVTTMFATASVIEQAAKLKANFIIAHEPTFYNHRDDPEWVKGNEIVKKKRALLEKHQIAVWRFHDYCHSLKPDAIRYGVVRKAGWTQYYKNETAALTIPATTLGELVKHLKTKLGIQKLRFIGDLNQPCSKLAIMPGAAGGQRQVSVAETEKPDVLIVGETPEWEGVEYARDGRLLGSKMALIVLGHAVSEEPGMEYFAEWLQPKISGIKVTHVASGDPFQWG; encoded by the coding sequence ATGACCCGGCAACCCGACTTCATCCACCGCCGCCGATTCCTCGGCCAGGCCGCATTAACAGCAGGCGCTTTCACATTGCTAGCGCCTGAAATACTATCCGGCGGAGCTCCCAAAGTATACACCGTCCGGCAAATCATCGACCTGGTCCTTAAAGAGGGCAACCTCAAACCGATCCCTGACACGGTCGACACCATCAAATCCGGTAGTCCCGATCAGTCCGTCACCGGCATCGTTACCACGATGTTCGCCACGGCGAGCGTCATCGAACAGGCCGCCAAACTGAAAGCAAACTTCATCATCGCCCACGAGCCTACTTTCTATAACCACCGCGACGACCCGGAATGGGTAAAAGGTAATGAAATCGTCAAAAAGAAGCGGGCATTGCTCGAAAAGCATCAAATCGCCGTCTGGCGCTTTCACGATTACTGCCATTCCCTCAAACCGGACGCGATCCGCTACGGAGTGGTCAGGAAAGCGGGCTGGACGCAGTATTATAAGAACGAAACCGCCGCATTGACCATTCCCGCCACTACGCTCGGCGAGTTGGTGAAGCACCTTAAAACCAAACTCGGCATCCAGAAACTCCGCTTCATCGGCGACCTAAACCAGCCATGTTCGAAGCTCGCCATCATGCCCGGCGCCGCGGGAGGCCAGCGGCAAGTGTCGGTTGCCGAAACCGAAAAACCGGATGTACTCATCGTAGGCGAAACGCCTGAATGGGAAGGCGTAGAATACGCCCGCGACGGCCGCTTACTGGGCTCAAAAATGGCATTGATCGTACTCGGCCACGCCGTGAGCGAAGAGCCGGGAATGGAATATTTCGCCGAATGGTTACAGCCAAAAATTTCAGGCATTAAGGTGACACACGTCGCATCGGGGGACCCGTTTCAGTGGGGGTAA